A part of Thalassophryne amazonica chromosome 3, fThaAma1.1, whole genome shotgun sequence genomic DNA contains:
- the LOC117507029 gene encoding fidgetin-like yields the protein MLSPVTPYSLLKMHWSPEHATPLSQWPEQHLDVTSTTSPPSAHKHDPYATAARRSYAPAGYPWASDDISALTASSLLKRYAEKYSGLELSYERPTSGAYSETGTFLKTEPEPWTLGQGMECYPGLEALTGTKVGSASVGIPATGSVTVVSNLASDAGYSGAGSCTTPSSQEYPPAYNSTYLSSAYCPQPSAALPPAPLHSLQAGPTLVPSYSPSTPVYNYPPGCYTHTQTSLSSGYSHPSASYLPSAISAPTPLAPRPTMVGSSYSYSSHSLGASSESAVPLKRKAFEMAEEGQEGAEVEGSRYRKYGNGHGNSHSKGNGHGNGYDMSSSASEPQAYKHGKPLMSPPYGGEEEYSPPSGLAGESVPAEHNFPQQQRMSMKIPATHTRSEDSTGGR from the coding sequence GTTTGTTGAAGATGCACTGGTCTCCGGAACACGCCACCCCCTTATCTCAGTGGCCTGAGCAGCACCTAGACGTCACCTCCACCACCTCACCCCCTTCAGCCCACAAACACGATCCCTACGCTACGGCTGCTCGCCGCAGCTATGCCCCTGCTGGTTACCCTTGGGCCAGTGATGACATATCAGCCCTGACTGCTTCCTCGCTGCTCAAACGCTATGCTGAAAAGTACTCTGGCTTGGAGCTGTCCTATGAACGCCCTACTTCAGGGGCATACTCAGAGACTGGAACTTTCTTAAAAACTGAACCTGAGCCTTGGACTCTGGGTCAGGGTATGGAGTGTTATCCTGGACTGGAGGCATTAACTGGCACCAAAGTGGGCTCTGCATCAGTGGGCATACCAGCTACAGGAAGTGTAACAGTCGTAAGTAACTTGGCATctgacgcaggctacagcggtgCTGGTTCCTGCACTACCCCATCATCTCAGGAATACCCTCCTGCCTATAACAGCACATACCTGTCCTCAGCATACTGCCCTCAGCCCAGCGCAGCACTTCCTCCTGCCCCTCTGCACTCTTTGCAGGCCGGACCCACTTTAGTGCCCAGCTACAGCCCCAGCACTCCTGTCTACAACTACCCTCCTGGCTGCTACACACATACCCAAACTAGCCTGTCTTCTGGGTACAGCCATCCCAGTGCCTCCTACCTGCCCTCTGCGATCAGTGCTCCTACTCCTCTGGCTCCTAGACCCACTATGGTGGGGAGCAGCTACAGCTACTCTTCCCATAGCCTTGGAGCAAGCTCTGAATCAGCTGTGCCACTGAAACGCAAAGCATTTGAGATGGCAGAAGAAGGACAGGAAGGAGCCGAGGTTGAAGGTTCACGCTACAGGAAGTACGGCAATGGCCATGGAAACAGTCATAGCAAAGGCAATGGTCATGGCAACGGCTATGATATGAGTAGCTCAGCATCAGAACCACAGGCCTACAAACACGGAAAGCCTCTAATGTCACCCCCTTATGGTGGGGAAGAAGAATACAGCCCGCCGTCAGgcctagcaggagagagtgtaccaGCGGAGCACAACTTTCCTCAGCAGCAAAGAATGTCAATGAAGATACCAGCGACGCACACACGATCTGAGGACTCCACTGGAGGGCGCTGA